One genomic segment of Streptococcus salivarius includes these proteins:
- the rpsF gene encoding 30S ribosomal protein S6: protein MAKYEILYIIRPNIEEEAKNALVARFDSILTDNGATVVESKDWEKRRLAYEIQDFREGLYHVVNVESDNDFALNEFDRLSKINGDILRHMIVKLDA, encoded by the coding sequence ATGGCTAAATACGAAATTCTTTATATCATTCGTCCAAACATTGAAGAAGAAGCTAAAAACGCTTTGGTAGCACGTTTCGATTCTATCTTGACTGACAACGGTGCAACTGTTGTTGAATCAAAAGATTGGGAAAAACGTCGTCTTGCATACGAAATCCAAGATTTCCGTGAAGGACTTTACCACGTTGTTAACGTTGAATCTGATAACGATTTTGCTCTTAACGAGTTTGACCGTCTTTCAAAAATCAACGGTGACATTCTTCGTCACATGATCGTTAAACTTGACGCGTAA
- a CDS encoding single-stranded DNA-binding protein, with protein sequence MINNVVLVGRMTRDAELRYTPSNVAVATFSLAVNRNFKGANGERETDFINCVIWRQQAENLANWAKKGALIGITGRIQTRNYENQQGQRVYVTEVVADNFQMLESRAAREGHSGGSYNAGGFDNSNSFGGGASTGGSFGGSQPAQSTPNFGRDESPFGNSNPMDISDDDLPF encoded by the coding sequence ATGATTAATAATGTCGTACTCGTTGGTCGCATGACCCGTGATGCGGAACTTCGTTATACACCAAGTAACGTTGCTGTTGCAACATTCAGCCTTGCGGTTAACCGTAACTTCAAGGGTGCTAATGGTGAACGTGAAACTGACTTTATTAACTGTGTTATCTGGCGCCAGCAAGCTGAAAATTTGGCTAACTGGGCTAAGAAAGGCGCATTGATTGGAATTACAGGTCGTATTCAGACTCGTAACTATGAAAATCAACAAGGTCAACGTGTTTACGTAACTGAAGTTGTCGCTGATAATTTCCAAATGTTGGAAAGCCGTGCGGCACGTGAAGGTCACAGTGGTGGTTCTTACAACGCTGGAGGATTTGATAATTCAAATTCATTCGGTGGAGGAGCTTCAACTGGTGGTTCATTTGGTGGATCACAACCTGCACAATCTACACCAAACTTCGGTCGTGACGAGAGTCCATTTGGTAATTCAAATCCAATGGATATTTCAGATGACGATCTCCCATTCTAA
- the rpsR gene encoding 30S ribosomal protein S18 yields the protein MAQQRRGGFKRRKKVDYIAANKIEYVDYKDTELLSRFVSERGKILPRRVTGTSAKNQRKVTTAIKRARVMALMPYVNED from the coding sequence ATGGCTCAACAACGTCGTGGCGGATTCAAACGCCGTAAAAAAGTTGATTACATCGCAGCTAACAAAATCGAATATGTTGATTACAAAGATACTGAGCTTCTTAGCCGTTTCGTTTCAGAACGTGGTAAAATTCTTCCACGTCGTGTAACAGGAACTTCAGCTAAAAACCAACGTAAAGTAACAACAGCGATTAAACGCGCTCGCGTTATGGCACTTATGCCTTACGTAAACGAAGACTAA